The genomic region CCGAAGTCGGGGGTTGGGCGGATCCGGACCACCGGCAGGTATGGGCGCCCGAGGTGTTCGACAACGGCCGCGGCTTCACCATGCACTACACCGCCCTCGACCGCGCGAGCGGTAGGCAGTGCATCGGCGTCGCCCTCTCCTCCTCCCCGGACGGACCGTTCCGGCCCGTCGGCGTCGGGCCGCTGGTCTGCCCGGCCGCCCAGGGCGGCGCCATCGATGCCGCGAGCTACACGGAGAACGGCGAGCGGTACCTGCTGTGGAAGAACGATGGCAACTGCTGCGAGATGGACACGTGGCTCCATCTCCAGGCCGTCTCCTGGGACGGTACCCGGACCACGGGTGAGCCTCTCCGACTCATCAAGCAGGACCGGGAGTGGGAGGGGCGAGTGGTCGAAGCCCCCACCCTCGTCAAGCGGGACGGCCGCTACGTGCTGTTCTACTCGGCCGACTTCTACGACGGCGACGGGTACAAGACCGGCTATGCGGTGGCGGCCAGCCTCACGGGCCCGTACACCAAGGCGGCCGCACCGCTGATGACCACGGCGTCCTTCAGCGGTGCGGTGCACGGTCCGGGGGGTCAGGACGTGGTGACGGGACCCGACGGACGGGACCGGATCGTCTTCCACGGCTGGCGCGACGGCGGTGTCCGACGACGCGTCATGTATGCGGCCGACCTGGGGTTCGCCGACGGCCTTCCGGTGGTCCGGGGCAGCAGAGTGGTCTACCAGGCAGAGAGCGCACGGGTGAACCGCGCGGTCGTCCGCGACGCCGTCGGCGCCCTCGACGGGAGGGCGGTCGGCTACATCGACCACGAAGACAGCTTCGCCGAATTCACCGTCTTCGCCGCCTCGGAAGGCCCCCACACCCTCTGGGCGCGATTCGCCAACGGCTCCCGGAACAGCGCCGACGGCCCGGCACCGGCCTCGCACCTCCTGACGGTCAACGGCCGGGCCGCGGGCGCCGTGAACTATCCGCACACCGGCTGGGACCGCTGGGACGAGTCGGCGGTGTCCGTCACCTTGCGCAAGGGCTGGAACGCCGTTCGTCTGTCCAAGGGCGAGCGCTATGCCGAGCTGGACTGCGTGGCGGTGGCCTGAGCCGCGTCAGCCCCACTTCTGCTGGTCCGAGCGGTTGCAGGGCACGGCGCGCAGCCCGGCGGTGCCGCCGTCGTCCAGGCAAGTCCCGGTGGTCTGGCTCCTGACCTGGACCGACTCGTCGGCCCACGACGTGAGGGACCACTTCTGGGACGAGGTCCTGCCGCAGGCCGCGGCGTGCAGCCCGGAGCCGCTGCTGTCCAGGCATGCCCCCGTGGCGTGGTTGCGCAGTTCGCTGGTGCCGTCGGGGTTCGGGTGAACGGTCCACCGCTGGTAGCTCATCCCGTTGGGCGCGAACGAGCGCAGTCCCTTGTCGAGGCTGTGGTCCAGGCAGTTGCCGGTGGCCCGGTTGACGAAGTTCCGGACCTCGTCGTGCGATGACGGACGGTGGTCCTGGGCGTTCTCGCCGTCCGCCGGTGCCGCCGCCGGATCCCGCGTGGACGCCGGGCTGCCCGGCAGTAGAACGGCCCAGGTCAGCGCGGCTCCGAGGACCAGGCCGACGAACACGCCGCCGACGGCCCCCGCGTGTCGGCCACGGATCCGGCCGACGCCCAACCGCTGCCATGGGCGCCACCATGACGGGGGCCCCTGTTCGGCTGCGGGCTTGCTGCTGCTGCCGCCGCCAGGCGGTTTGGGCTGGCACCGGTCCGCCGCTTTCCACAGCACCAGGTAGTCCGCCGGATCCGCGTCCAGCGCACGGCACAGATCGCGGACGGTGTCCCAAGGCGGGACCGTCTGGCCCAGTAGGTAACGCGACAGCGACGAGTCGCTGATCATCACTTCCGATTCGAGGGAACGCAGTGTGCGCCCCGAGCGCTGCTGCAGTTCCTTGAGCGCATCCGCCAGTTGCTTTCCCGCCCCGGCGTGCTGCCCGTCGACGCCTGCCATGTTCGCCCCTTCCGGCCGGCGCCACATGTGCTGCCCCGGCAGGCCGCGCTTGTCCCGGGATGGTCATGTCCCAGCAGGTCAGAACCCTAGGGATCCCGACATCGGTGAAGCAAACGGGACAGCCTTGCGACGCCCCGACGCGCCCCCACAAACTCGTCATCACCCCGCTCCGCAGCCCGTGCAGAGGCAGGAACACCTGCGTCGCACACGGTGACCCGGGAGGGATGACGGGTGAGGCCGA from Streptomyces sp. NBC_00190 harbors:
- a CDS encoding family 43 glycosylhydrolase, with protein sequence MLRAAVHRIGRSLAVAATVVCAIGALAAAPAGADVAGPVFDREFADPDIVKVGSTYHAYATNEGSKYIQHTTSQDLAHWSMAGSDALPEVGGWADPDHRQVWAPEVFDNGRGFTMHYTALDRASGRQCIGVALSSSPDGPFRPVGVGPLVCPAAQGGAIDAASYTENGERYLLWKNDGNCCEMDTWLHLQAVSWDGTRTTGEPLRLIKQDREWEGRVVEAPTLVKRDGRYVLFYSADFYDGDGYKTGYAVAASLTGPYTKAAAPLMTTASFSGAVHGPGGQDVVTGPDGRDRIVFHGWRDGGVRRRVMYAADLGFADGLPVVRGSRVVYQAESARVNRAVVRDAVGALDGRAVGYIDHEDSFAEFTVFAASEGPHTLWARFANGSRNSADGPAPASHLLTVNGRAAGAVNYPHTGWDRWDESAVSVTLRKGWNAVRLSKGERYAELDCVAVA
- a CDS encoding helix-turn-helix domain-containing protein yields the protein MAGVDGQHAGAGKQLADALKELQQRSGRTLRSLESEVMISDSSLSRYLLGQTVPPWDTVRDLCRALDADPADYLVLWKAADRCQPKPPGGGSSSKPAAEQGPPSWWRPWQRLGVGRIRGRHAGAVGGVFVGLVLGAALTWAVLLPGSPASTRDPAAAPADGENAQDHRPSSHDEVRNFVNRATGNCLDHSLDKGLRSFAPNGMSYQRWTVHPNPDGTSELRNHATGACLDSSGSGLHAAACGRTSSQKWSLTSWADESVQVRSQTTGTCLDDGGTAGLRAVPCNRSDQQKWG